The Streptomyces rubrogriseus genomic sequence GTCGGGGATGCCGGACAGCTGGGCGACGCGTTCGGCGAGTTCGACCATCGGCCGGTTGAGGTAGAGGGTCGAGGAGTGGACGATCCGGCCGGCCTGCTCGGCGACGGCCTTGGTGACCTCGGGCAGGGCGTGCGCGGTCATCGTGGTGAGGATGCCGCCGAAGAAGTCGAGGTACTTGTTGCCGGCGGCGTCCCAGACGTACCGGCCCTCGCCGTGGGTGATCTCCAGCGGGTCCTCGTAGTAGAGGGCGAGCCAGTCGGGCAGGACGGCGCGGTGGCGGGCGAAGAGGTCACGGGTCACGGCCGCACCAGCCCCTCGTAGGCGTCGGGCCGGCGGTCGCGGTAGAAGGCCCACTGCTGCCGGACCTCGTCGATGAGGTCGAAGTCCAGGTCGCGGACGACGAGTTCCTCCTCGCGGTCGCTGGCGACGTCGCCGACGAACTGCCCGCGCGGGTCCACGAAGTAGGAGGTGCCGTAGAAGTCGTTGTCCCCGTACTCCTCGACGCCGACCCGGTTGATGGCGGCGACGAAGTACTCGTTGGCGACGGCCGCGGCGGGCTGTTCCAGCTGCCACAGGTGGGCGGAGAGGCCGCGGTGGGTGGCGGACGGGTTGTAGACGAGCTGGGCACCGCCGAGGCCGAGTTGGCGCCAGCCCTCCGGGAAGTGCCGGTCGTAGCAGATGTAGACGCCGACCTTGCCGACGGCGGTGTCGAAGACGGGCCAGCCGACGTTGCCGGGGCGGAAGTAGAACTTCTCCCAGAAGCCCTTGACCTGCGGGATGTGGTGCTTGCGGTAGGTGCCGAGGACGGTGCCGTCGGCGTCGATCACGGCCGCGGTGTTGTAGTAGAAGCCGGACTGCTCGACCTCGAAGACGGGGACGACGATCACCATGCCGGTCTCGCGGGCCAGGGCCTGCATGCGGCGGACGGTGGGGCCGTCGGGCACGGGCTCGGCCCAGCGGTAGTGCTCGGGGTCCTGGACCTGGCAGAAGTAGGGGGCGTTGAACACCTCCTGGAACCCGATGACCCGGGCGCCCCGCCTGGCGGCCTCGCGGGCGTGCTCCTCGTGTTTCGCCACCATGGACTCGGTGTCGCCGGTCCAGGTGGCCTGGACCAGAGCGGCACGTACGACGTTGGCCATGAGCTGCTCCTTCGACACGACGTCAGAGCCTCTACGCCCGTAGAGCAGGCCGTAGAGGGACGAACGTAAGCCTGGCCGGACGGGCTTGCCAAGACCATCGTCGTCAAGGCGCGGTGTCGATCACGTTTCGCACTCCTGTGGGTGAGTGCGGGTGTCTCAGGCCGGCACGGGCACGCACCTGCCCACCAGCTCGTCCATGGACAGCCCCAGCGCGGCGGCCAGCGCGGCCACCGTGAAGAACGCCGGGGTGGGTGCCCGGCCGGTCTCGATCTTGCGGAGGGTCTCGGCGGAGATTCCGGCCTGGGCGGCCACCGCGGTCATGCTCCGCTCACCGCGGGCCGCGCGCAGCAGGCGGCCGAGCTGTTCACCGCGCTCGCGCTCTTCGGGGGTCAGAGGGGTGCGTACCATGCCGTCATTCTAATACCGGTTTCCCGTACCGGCCCCGGGCGTGCCGCACATCGCTCCAGGTCGCTGACCCAATTCAAATACCGGTATAGTAATTGGCATGGTGGAACTGAAGACGGACACATCGATCGACGCCATGCACGCGGCCGGACAGGTCGTCGCGCGCGCCCTGACCGCCGTACGGCAGGCCGCGGACGTGGGCGTGTCCCTGCTGGAGCTGGACGCGGTGGCGCACGAGGTACTGCGGGAGGCGGGCGCGGGCTCGCCGTTCCTCGGGTACCGGCCCTCCTTCGCGCCGACGCCCTTCCCGGGCGTCATCTGCGCCTCGGTGAACGACGCGATCGTGCACGGCATCCCGGACGGCTACCGTCTGCGGGACGGAGACCTCGTCTCCATCGACTGCGGCGCCCTCCTGGACGGCTGGGCGGGCGACTCGGCGCTCAGCTTCGTGGTGGGCACCCCGCGCCCGGCCGACCTGACGCTGATCGAGACCGCGGAGCGGGCCCTGGAGGCGGGCATCGGGGCCGCCGTGGTCGGCAACCGCATCGGCGACATCGCGCACGCCATCGGCACGGTGTGCCGGTCGGCCGGCTACGGGATCATGGAGGACTTCGGCGGCCACGGCATCGGCCGGCACATGCACGAGGACCCGGGGGTGCCCAACGAGGGCCGCCCGGGACGCGGGCTCCCGCTGCGGCACGGCATGGTCCTCGCCATCGAGCCCATGCTGACCGCCGGCGGCCGGGACGACTACCACGCGGCTCCCGACGGCTGGACCCTGCGCACGAACGACGGCTCCCGGGCGGCACACGTGGAGCACACGGTGGCGATCACGGACGGCGGCCCGCGCGTCCTGACGTCGAGGGACGGCCTCTGAGGGACGAGGCGGCCCGGACCCGGCCCGGGCCGGGTCCGGATCGCGAGCCCGGCCGGGGCCGGGGGCGAGGGCCGGGGCCGGGCCGTGAGGCCGACCGGGAGACCGAGCCGCGAGCCCGGTCCGAGCCCGGGGACGAGCGGGGGCCCGGGGCGCGGGAGACGCGGACCGTGCCGTGAGCCCGACCTGGGATAGAGCCGCGAGACCCGGCCGCGGGTCCGGGCCGTGAGGCGGGCCGGTGGTCGGCCCCGGTCCGGACGAGGACCCTCCGCCCGCCCGGGTTCCCGGCATGCCCGGTGGAACAGAACGTGTCATGTTGGGCATGACCGCATGCCTGCCGGGTTACCCGGCCCCGGCACGTCGATCAGCGATGCAGCGGAGGTCCGTACACGATGACCAGCGGCTACATGGGCCCGGAGGGCGACCCGTTCGCGGAATTCCTGGCACGCTTCTTCGGCGGGCCCAGGCCCCGGCAGATCGACATCGGCCGGCTGCTCAGCCAGCCCGCCCGGGAGCTGGTGCGCGGTGCCGCCCAGTACGCCGCCGAGCACGGCAGCCGGGACCTGGACACCGAGCACCTGCTGCGGGCCGCGCTGTCCACCGAGCCGACCCGGGGGCTGCTCAGCCGGGCCGGTGCCGACCCCGACTCGCTGGCCTCGCAGATCGACGAGCGGACCGGACCGGTGCAGCACCCGCCGGGCGAGGTCCCGCCGCCCACGTCGCTCTCGCTCACCCCGGCCGTCAAGCGTGCCCTGCTGGACGCGCACGAGCTGGCCCGCTCCACCGGCACCGGGTACATCGGCCCGGAGCACGTGCTCAGCGCCCTGGCCGCCAACCCGGACTCGGCCGCCGGGCACATCCTGAACGCGGCCCGCTTCGCGCCCTCCAACCTGCCCACGGAGACGCCGGAGGCCGCGAAGGGCCGTACCGAGAGCGCCCGGACCACGAACACGCCGACCCTCGACAAGTACGGCCGCGACCTCACCGATCTGGCCCAGCAGGGCCGGATCGACCCGGTGATCGGGCGCGAGGAGGAGATCGAGCAGACCGTCGAGGTGCTCTCCCGGCGCGGCAAGAACAACCCCGTCCTGATCGGTGACGCCGGCGTAGGCAAGACCGCGATCGTGGAGGGTCTGGCGCAGCGCATCACCGACGGCGACGTGCCGGACGTGCTGATCGGGCGCCGGGTGGTCGCGCTCGACCTGACCGGGGTGGTCGCGGGCACCCGCTACCGGGGCGACTTCGAGGAGCGGATGAACAACATCGTGGGCGAGATCCGCGCCCACTCCGACGAGCTGATCATCTTCATCGACGAGCTGCACACCGTCGTCGGCGCCGGTGGCGGCGGCGAGAGCGGTTCGATGGACGCCGGGAACATCCTCAAGCCGGCCCTGGCCCGCGGCGAGCTGCACATCGTGGGCGCCACCACGCTGGAGGAGTACCGCAGGATCGAGAAGGACGCGGCCCTCGCCCGCCGCTTCCAGCCGATCCTGGTGCCGGAGCCCACCACCGCCGACGCGATCGAGATCCTGCGCGGCCTGCGCGACCGCTACGAGGCCCACCACCAGGTCCGCTACACCGACGAGGCGCTGGTCGCGGCCGTGGAGATGTCCGACCGCTACCTCACCGACCGGCGCCTGCCCGACAAGGCCATCGACCTGATCGACCAGGCGGGCGCCCGCGTCCGGCTCCAGTCGCGCACCAAGGGCACCGACGTACGCGCCCTGGAGCGCGAGGTCGACCAGCTCGTCCGGGACAAGGACCAGGCGGTCGCCGACGAGCAGTACGAGCAGGCGACACAGCTGCGCGACCGGATCGTGGAGCTGAAGCAGCGGATCACCGAGGCCACCGGCGACGGCGAGGCCGACGAGGGGCTGAACCTGGTCGTCGGCACCGAGTCCATCGCCGAGGTGGTCTCCCGGCAGACCGGCATCCCGGTCAGCAGCCTCACCCAGGAGGAGAAGGACCGCCTGCTCGGCCTGGAGTCCCACCTGCACGAGCGGGTCGTCGGCCAGGACGAGGCGGTCCGGGTCGTCTCCGACGCCGTGCTGCGCTCCCGCGCCGGGCTGTCCAGTGCGGACCGGCCCATCGGCAGCTTCCTCTTCCTCGGCCCGACCGGCGTCGGCAAGACCGAGCTGGCCCGGGCGCTGGCCGAGGCGCTGTTCGGCAGCGAGGACCGGATGGTCCGGCTCGACATGAGCGAGTACCAGGAGCGCCACACCGTCAGCCGCCTGGTCGGCGCCCCGCCCGGCTACGTCGGGCACGAGGAGGCCGGTCAGCTCACCGAGGTGGTGCGCCGGCACCCGTACTCGCTGCTGCTGCTGGACGAGGTGGAGAAGGCGCACCCCGACGTCTTCAACATCCTGCTGCAGGTCCTGGACGACGGGCGGCTGACCGACTCGCAGGGCCGGACGGTGGACTTCTCCAACACGGTCGTCGTGATGACCAGCAACCTGGGCTCCGACGTGATCACCCGGCGCGGCGCCGGGATCGGCTTCGGCTCGGGCGGCGCGGAGGCAGACGAGGAGGCCCGGCGCGAGCAGGTGCTGCGCCCGCTGCGCGAGCACTTCCGGCCCGAGTTCCTCAACCGCGTGGACGAGATCGTGGTCTTCCGCCAGCTCAGCGGCGAGCAGCTGCGGCAGATCACCAGCCTGCTCCTGGAGCAGACCCGCCGCATGGTGCACGCGCAGGGCATCACCGTCGACTTCACCGACGCGGCCGTGGACTGGCTCGCCGAGCGCGGCTACCAGCCCGAGTACGGCGCCCGGCCGCTGCGCCGCACCATCCAGCGCGAGGTGGACAACGAGCTGTCCCGGCTGCTGCTCGACGGCCGGGTGGCGGAGGGCGGCCGGGTGACGGTCGACGTCGAGGACGGGCGGCTGGCGTTCCGCACGCCGGAGCGGCCCGTCCCCGAACTGTGACTACCTCCGCCGCACCGGTTCGACCACCATCGCCGAGCCGCCGCCGCGCCGTACCTTCTCCGCGGCGGCCAGCCACTTGCCGTGCGGCAGCCGCTGCACGGCGGTCGCGGCGCCGATCTCGGGGTTGAGCTTGAAGGAGTGCCCGAGGGCCTCCAACTCGGCCCGTACGCCGCTGTCGTAGAGGCCGGGTTCGAGTTCGGTCTGCGCGGCGTTGCGCTGGCTGGCGCGCGGCGCGGCGATCGCGTCGACGAGCGGGAGTCCGCGGTCGAGGAAGCCGGTGAGGGTCTGGAGCACGGTGGTGATGATGGTGGCGCCGCCGGGCGAGCCGAGGGCCACGACCGGCTGGTGGTGGCGGTCGAGGACGATCGTCGGGGCGATCGAGGAGCGCGGGCGCTTGCCGGGCCCGGGCAGGTTCGGGTCGTGCACGGCCGGGTTGGCCGGGGCGAAGGAGAAGTCCGTCAGCTCGTTGTTGAGCAGGAAGCCGCGCCCCGGCACGGTGATGCCGCTGCCGCCGGTCTGCTCGATGGTGAGCGTGTAGGCGACGACGTTGCCCCACTTGTCGGCCACCGTGAGGTGCGTGGTGTTCTCGCCCTCGTACGTCGTCGGCGCCGCCGTCCCGCCGCCCGCGCAGTGGGCCGGGTGCCGCGGGTCGCCGGGGGCGAGCGGGCTGGTGAGCACCGCGTCGTCCTTGATCAGGCACTCA encodes the following:
- a CDS encoding ATP-dependent Clp protease ATP-binding subunit, with the translated sequence MTSGYMGPEGDPFAEFLARFFGGPRPRQIDIGRLLSQPARELVRGAAQYAAEHGSRDLDTEHLLRAALSTEPTRGLLSRAGADPDSLASQIDERTGPVQHPPGEVPPPTSLSLTPAVKRALLDAHELARSTGTGYIGPEHVLSALAANPDSAAGHILNAARFAPSNLPTETPEAAKGRTESARTTNTPTLDKYGRDLTDLAQQGRIDPVIGREEEIEQTVEVLSRRGKNNPVLIGDAGVGKTAIVEGLAQRITDGDVPDVLIGRRVVALDLTGVVAGTRYRGDFEERMNNIVGEIRAHSDELIIFIDELHTVVGAGGGGESGSMDAGNILKPALARGELHIVGATTLEEYRRIEKDAALARRFQPILVPEPTTADAIEILRGLRDRYEAHHQVRYTDEALVAAVEMSDRYLTDRRLPDKAIDLIDQAGARVRLQSRTKGTDVRALEREVDQLVRDKDQAVADEQYEQATQLRDRIVELKQRITEATGDGEADEGLNLVVGTESIAEVVSRQTGIPVSSLTQEEKDRLLGLESHLHERVVGQDEAVRVVSDAVLRSRAGLSSADRPIGSFLFLGPTGVGKTELARALAEALFGSEDRMVRLDMSEYQERHTVSRLVGAPPGYVGHEEAGQLTEVVRRHPYSLLLLDEVEKAHPDVFNILLQVLDDGRLTDSQGRTVDFSNTVVVMTSNLGSDVITRRGAGIGFGSGGAEADEEARREQVLRPLREHFRPEFLNRVDEIVVFRQLSGEQLRQITSLLLEQTRRMVHAQGITVDFTDAAVDWLAERGYQPEYGARPLRRTIQREVDNELSRLLLDGRVAEGGRVTVDVEDGRLAFRTPERPVPEL
- a CDS encoding nitrilase-related carbon-nitrogen hydrolase encodes the protein MANVVRAALVQATWTGDTESMVAKHEEHAREAARRGARVIGFQEVFNAPYFCQVQDPEHYRWAEPVPDGPTVRRMQALARETGMVIVVPVFEVEQSGFYYNTAAVIDADGTVLGTYRKHHIPQVKGFWEKFYFRPGNVGWPVFDTAVGKVGVYICYDRHFPEGWRQLGLGGAQLVYNPSATHRGLSAHLWQLEQPAAAVANEYFVAAINRVGVEEYGDNDFYGTSYFVDPRGQFVGDVASDREEELVVRDLDFDLIDEVRQQWAFYRDRRPDAYEGLVRP
- the map gene encoding type I methionyl aminopeptidase, producing MVELKTDTSIDAMHAAGQVVARALTAVRQAADVGVSLLELDAVAHEVLREAGAGSPFLGYRPSFAPTPFPGVICASVNDAIVHGIPDGYRLRDGDLVSIDCGALLDGWAGDSALSFVVGTPRPADLTLIETAERALEAGIGAAVVGNRIGDIAHAIGTVCRSAGYGIMEDFGGHGIGRHMHEDPGVPNEGRPGRGLPLRHGMVLAIEPMLTAGGRDDYHAAPDGWTLRTNDGSRAAHVEHTVAITDGGPRVLTSRDGL
- a CDS encoding helix-turn-helix domain-containing protein, with protein sequence MVRTPLTPEERERGEQLGRLLRAARGERSMTAVAAQAGISAETLRKIETGRAPTPAFFTVAALAAALGLSMDELVGRCVPVPA